The genomic DNA TGAAAATTCTCCACGGATACAACATAACGCAGGGTACGGAAGTCCATGTCCCCTTGCTGGCGGCCATAGAAGTGGCCGCTGCGGGTATTTTCCCCTCTGGTTCCATACCCGATCATATTCGTACCGATTTTACACCCGTGGACAAACTGTTTGAGGCTGTTCACAAAGGTTTGCTCTGGGTGGCACTTGCCCATGAAGGCTCCCCTGTGGGCTATGCCTTTGTGCAAATGGTTGAAAATGTAGCCCTGTTGGCGCAGATGGATGTACACCCCGGCCACATGCGCAGAGGTATCGGCACAGCGCTGGTTGGGCAGATTGCCGAAGCCTTGCGGGTGCGCAATGTGCCAGCCCTCTACCTCACAACATTTACCCATGTGCCCTGGAATG from Desulfovibrio sp. includes the following:
- a CDS encoding GNAT family N-acetyltransferase → MKILHGYNITQGTEVHVPLLAAIEVAAAGIFPSGSIPDHIRTDFTPVDKLFEAVHKGLLWVALAHEGSPVGYAFVQMVENVALLAQMDVHPGHMRRGIGTALVGQIAEALRVRNVPALYLTTFTHVPWNAAFYGKMGFVALDEANSPLFLHNILEEERRHGLINRSGMRMLLGHKTNQNFLS